One stretch of Streptomyces sp. NBC_01363 DNA includes these proteins:
- a CDS encoding ABC transporter ATP-binding protein has translation MITFDQVTVQYEDTAEPVLRDVNLTVEEGELCLVVGHTGVGKSTLLGAVNGLVPHFTGGTLFGRVTVDGRDTADHPPRELADVVGVVGQDPLDGFVTDTVEEELAYAMEQLAVPPATMRKRVEETLDLLGLADLRHRALHELSGGQQQRVAIGSVLTAHPRVLVLDEPTSALDPTAAEEVLAAVTRLVHDLGVTVLLAEHRLERVVQYADRVIHLPGDGHVVSGPPAEIFRTSSIAPPIVELGRTVGWSPLPLSIRDARRAAAPLRTRLAHVAPPAVRPAPDGGRAKLLTARGITVTYQGIPAVREVDVDLRGGEITALMGRNGSGKSSLLWALQGSGPRRAGSVAVGEPGGPKAQDPQKVSAAAARRLVGLVPQTPTDLIYLESVKQELDQADSESGVAADGTPARAILDRLAPGIPDTTHPRDLSEGQKLALVLAIQLAAAPRVLLLDEPTRGLDYRAKGELIGIVDGLAAEGRAVVISTHDVEFVARAADRVVVMAEGDVVADGPTGEVIVASPVFAPQTAKILAPLPFLTVDQLAAALPADGTDPDS, from the coding sequence GTGATCACCTTCGACCAGGTCACCGTCCAGTACGAGGACACGGCCGAGCCCGTCCTGCGGGACGTGAACCTCACCGTGGAGGAAGGCGAACTCTGCCTCGTCGTGGGCCACACCGGCGTCGGCAAGTCCACCCTGCTGGGCGCCGTCAACGGCCTCGTCCCCCACTTCACCGGAGGCACCCTCTTCGGGCGCGTCACCGTGGACGGCCGCGACACCGCGGACCATCCGCCCCGCGAACTCGCCGACGTCGTGGGCGTCGTCGGCCAGGACCCCCTCGACGGCTTCGTCACCGACACCGTCGAGGAGGAACTCGCCTATGCCATGGAGCAGTTGGCCGTACCCCCGGCAACCATGCGCAAGCGCGTGGAGGAGACCCTCGACCTGCTCGGCCTCGCCGATCTGCGCCATCGCGCCCTGCACGAACTCTCCGGAGGCCAGCAGCAGCGCGTCGCCATCGGCTCCGTCCTCACCGCCCACCCGCGGGTTTTGGTCCTGGACGAACCCACCTCCGCGCTCGACCCGACCGCAGCGGAAGAGGTCCTGGCCGCCGTCACCCGGCTCGTCCACGACCTCGGCGTCACCGTCCTCCTCGCCGAACACCGCCTGGAGCGCGTCGTCCAGTACGCCGACCGCGTGATCCACCTCCCCGGCGACGGCCACGTCGTCTCAGGCCCGCCCGCCGAGATCTTCCGTACGTCGTCCATCGCACCGCCCATCGTCGAACTCGGCCGCACCGTCGGCTGGTCCCCGCTTCCCCTCTCCATCCGCGACGCCCGCCGTGCCGCCGCACCGCTGCGCACCCGGCTGGCCCACGTCGCTCCCCCAGCGGTGCGGCCCGCTCCCGACGGGGGCCGCGCCAAGCTGCTCACCGCGCGCGGGATCACCGTGACGTACCAGGGCATTCCGGCCGTCCGTGAGGTCGACGTCGACCTGCGCGGCGGGGAGATCACCGCCCTCATGGGCCGCAACGGCTCCGGCAAGTCCTCCCTGCTCTGGGCTCTCCAGGGCTCCGGGCCTCGCAGGGCCGGCTCGGTGGCCGTGGGTGAGCCCGGCGGCCCGAAGGCCCAGGACCCACAGAAGGTCTCGGCGGCAGCGGCCCGGCGGCTCGTCGGTCTGGTCCCGCAGACTCCCACCGACCTGATCTACCTGGAAAGCGTCAAGCAGGAGCTCGACCAGGCCGATTCCGAGTCCGGGGTCGCGGCGGACGGGACACCGGCCCGCGCCATCCTGGACCGGCTGGCACCCGGCATCCCCGACACCACCCACCCACGCGACCTGTCCGAGGGCCAGAAGCTGGCCCTCGTCCTGGCGATCCAGCTCGCCGCAGCCCCGCGAGTGCTGCTGCTGGACGAGCCCACGCGCGGTCTCGACTACCGGGCCAAGGGCGAGCTGATCGGCATCGTGGACGGGCTGGCGGCCGAGGGGCGGGCCGTCGTGATCTCCACGCACGACGTGGAGTTCGTCGCCCGGGCGGCCGACCGCGTCGTGGTCATGGCCGAGGGTGACGTCGTGGCCGACGGCCCCACCGGCGAGGTCATCGTCGCGTCCCCCGTCTTCGCTCCGCAGACCGCGAAGATCCTTGCCCCACTGCCCTTCCTCACCGTGGACCAGCTGGCTGCCGCACTCCCCGCCGACGGAACGGACCCCGACTCGTGA
- a CDS encoding energy-coupling factor transporter transmembrane component T, translated as MPHTSTDAARPPASGLAPDPGGRRLPRTLHPVAWWIWALALATAVSRTNNPLLLLLVLAVLGYVITMRRTEAPWARGFKYYLYLALTVVAIRVVFRAVFATGITPHDHFLFSLPHIPTPDWYAGIQLGGPVSLEALLSAATDGLRLACMLCCIGAANTLANPKRALRVLPGALYELGVAVTVSISVAPQLVQSVQRVHRARRLRAGRSKGLRALRGIVVPVLEDALERSLRLAAAMDSRGYGRAGTATRRSRRATGALMLLGMCGLCAGAYGLLDATAPAVLGFPALAAGGLLCVAGLRLGGRRVTRTTYRPDPWRAAEWAVAGCGVLSAVLLFTNAGFDAAELNPSIYPLSWPPLPLVPAAAILLAGAAGFLAPPPSTPIRPAVPAQRTEEPK; from the coding sequence GTGCCCCACACCAGCACGGACGCGGCGAGGCCGCCCGCGTCCGGCCTCGCGCCGGACCCGGGCGGCCGCCGTCTGCCCCGCACCCTGCACCCCGTCGCCTGGTGGATCTGGGCCCTGGCCCTCGCCACCGCCGTCAGCCGCACGAACAATCCACTGCTGCTGCTCCTGGTCCTCGCGGTCCTCGGATACGTCATCACCATGCGGCGGACGGAAGCACCCTGGGCCAGAGGCTTCAAGTACTACCTCTACCTGGCCCTGACGGTCGTGGCGATCCGCGTGGTCTTCCGTGCCGTCTTCGCCACCGGCATCACGCCCCACGACCACTTCCTCTTCTCGCTCCCCCACATCCCGACCCCCGACTGGTACGCGGGCATCCAACTCGGCGGCCCGGTGTCCCTGGAGGCGTTGCTGTCGGCCGCGACCGACGGGTTGCGCCTTGCCTGCATGCTCTGCTGCATCGGTGCCGCCAATACCCTCGCCAACCCCAAGCGTGCCCTCCGCGTGCTGCCGGGCGCCCTGTACGAGCTGGGCGTCGCCGTCACCGTCTCCATCAGCGTGGCGCCCCAACTGGTGCAGAGCGTCCAGCGCGTGCACCGGGCCCGGCGGCTGCGGGCCGGACGCTCCAAGGGCCTGCGGGCCCTGCGCGGCATCGTCGTCCCCGTCCTCGAAGACGCCCTGGAACGCTCCCTCCGGCTTGCCGCCGCCATGGACTCCCGCGGCTACGGACGCGCCGGGACCGCCACTCGCCGCTCCCGCCGTGCGACCGGCGCTCTCATGCTGCTCGGCATGTGCGGCCTGTGCGCCGGCGCCTACGGGCTCCTCGACGCCACCGCACCGGCCGTGCTCGGCTTTCCCGCACTCGCGGCCGGCGGGCTGCTGTGCGTGGCCGGACTGCGCCTCGGCGGGCGCAGGGTCACGCGCACGACCTACCGGCCCGACCCCTGGCGGGCCGCCGAGTGGGCCGTCGCGGGCTGCGGGGTCCTGTCCGCCGTGCTCCTCTTCACCAACGCCGGCTTCGACGCGGCCGAGTTGAATCCCTCCATCTACCCGCTCAGCTGGCCGCCCCTGCCACTCGTCCCGGCCGCCGCGATCCTCCTCGCGGGAGCCGCCGGATTCCTGGCACCACCACCGAGCACTCCCATCCGTCCGGCCGTCCCCGCGCAGCGCACCGAGGAACCCAAGTGA
- a CDS encoding ECF transporter S component, protein MSTNTAAIRIRARAGVVIAMAAFLGAVAFFWPFLVAPGTFGSNYAPPLIFGVLLVIVLCVVISEIAEGGINSKALAMLGVLSAVNAAIRPLGAGTAGIETVFFILVLAGRVYGPGFGFTLGCTSLFASALITGGVGPWMPYQMFGCAFVGMLAGFLPRAAGRKEVLMLAVYGSLSGYLFGFLLNLSFWPFSLDPNSSIAYLPGLPFTEQFQRYIAFDLATSLGWDTGRAVTNLICITLAGPAVLTVFRRAARKARFQAPIRFARRDADPGAATG, encoded by the coding sequence GTGAGCACGAACACCGCGGCCATTCGCATCCGTGCCCGGGCCGGCGTCGTCATCGCCATGGCTGCTTTTCTGGGCGCCGTCGCGTTCTTCTGGCCCTTCCTCGTAGCACCTGGCACGTTCGGCTCGAACTACGCCCCGCCCCTGATTTTCGGCGTGCTGCTGGTGATCGTGCTCTGCGTGGTGATCTCCGAGATCGCCGAGGGCGGCATCAACTCCAAGGCGCTCGCCATGCTGGGCGTGTTGTCCGCCGTCAACGCGGCCATCCGTCCTCTCGGCGCGGGCACGGCCGGCATCGAGACGGTGTTCTTCATCCTCGTCCTCGCGGGCCGGGTGTACGGCCCCGGTTTCGGCTTCACCCTCGGGTGCACCTCCCTCTTCGCCTCCGCACTGATCACCGGTGGCGTGGGCCCGTGGATGCCCTACCAGATGTTCGGCTGCGCCTTCGTCGGCATGCTCGCCGGATTCCTCCCCAGGGCGGCCGGTCGCAAAGAAGTCCTCATGCTTGCCGTCTACGGCTCGCTCTCCGGCTACTTGTTCGGCTTTCTCCTGAACCTCTCCTTCTGGCCCTTCTCCCTGGACCCGAACAGCTCGATCGCCTACCTGCCGGGGCTCCCGTTCACCGAGCAGTTCCAGCGCTACATCGCCTTCGACCTGGCCACCTCCCTCGGCTGGGACACCGGCCGCGCCGTCACCAACCTCATCTGCATCACCCTGGCCGGCCCCGCCGTCCTCACCGTCTTCCGCCGCGCCGCCCGCAAGGCCCGCTTCCAGGCACCGATCCGCTTCGCGCGTCGCGATGCGGACCCGGGCGCCGCGACCGGCTGA